A single genomic interval of Gloeothece citriformis PCC 7424 harbors:
- the mobQ gene encoding MobQ family relaxase — MAIYHLNAKVISRGKGKSSTAAAAYRAGEKIHDERTGLTFDYTRKRGVYATEILAPLNAPNWVYNREKLWNAVELFETRSNSRLAREFDIALPVELNHQQKRELVREFVRGQIVNNGLVADVAFHDMNSHNPHVHILLTTREITPLGLGSKVRDLDKKDFLLQIRESWANYTNEALSNAGNTERIDHRTLSEQGINRIPQIHLGPDVAAMMDKGIVTERSQAYLTIEAANKKIEALERQLTQIAETIKPIEEDELELLELELPNQSVDTLKSDEQSEREREETTESRLTDLTAEFDRLAERLRGSGQQDRKSREQAKPTVQPTEPTIPNIDNAASRLSELAKRLKPTEERDSETTGVPRSSVESQTSTSKNRTDPAIPTEVPTNTNLVGRPHLHHKGSSKPVADVGNSRGTDSVAHAPDSTPPAAKPTKPNKRPSKQHRNPVRQDREAVAQVTPTPKKQPEKVTPTPKKEPEKPNTQLTDAQLVERMRLFVQWEKTVPSPPDENKRKRLTEKFEAQKKELRKLSNSISTQKQFLSDNPPRSWKNPFGLDPDLYSSKEYDLSNSRYHYTNLQQKQKNTLSELADLSAEETKYNNWLSSPETQKMMELEKQLYSPELSERINQLMAVYQTYHNALTILEKRGVKTANKSYFAGNIYRVEKVDNTLTLTHKDKENPILVVTDNRDTGGIIDIIQCDLTDEDFETMEKAAEYVSRPPIQQVQKHRGGLSR; from the coding sequence ATGGCAATTTATCATCTTAATGCCAAAGTCATATCAAGAGGTAAAGGCAAAAGTTCAACGGCTGCTGCTGCCTATCGTGCTGGTGAAAAAATCCATGATGAAAGAACAGGGTTAACCTTTGACTACACTCGTAAAAGAGGGGTTTACGCTACCGAGATCTTAGCCCCTTTGAATGCCCCTAATTGGGTTTATAATCGTGAGAAGTTATGGAACGCTGTAGAGCTATTTGAAACCCGGTCAAATTCTAGACTAGCTAGAGAATTTGACATCGCTTTACCCGTTGAACTTAACCACCAGCAGAAGAGGGAATTAGTTAGGGAGTTTGTGAGGGGGCAAATAGTCAATAATGGCTTAGTAGCCGATGTAGCTTTTCATGACATGAACAGCCATAACCCTCATGTTCACATCCTGCTAACTACGAGGGAGATCACCCCCCTTGGTTTGGGTTCTAAAGTGAGAGATTTGGATAAAAAAGATTTCCTTCTCCAGATTAGGGAGTCCTGGGCGAACTACACCAATGAAGCCCTATCAAACGCAGGTAACACAGAACGTATAGATCACCGAACATTATCTGAACAAGGCATCAACCGCATTCCTCAAATTCATTTAGGCCCCGATGTAGCCGCCATGATGGATAAAGGAATTGTCACAGAACGTAGTCAGGCTTATTTAACCATAGAAGCCGCTAACAAAAAGATAGAAGCCTTAGAAAGGCAGCTAACCCAAATAGCTGAAACAATTAAACCAATAGAGGAGGACGAGCTTGAGTTATTGGAGTTAGAATTACCCAACCAATCAGTCGACACACTGAAGAGTGATGAGCAATCCGAACGGGAACGGGAAGAAACCACAGAATCAAGACTTACAGACCTTACAGCAGAATTTGACCGGCTTGCTGAACGTCTTAGAGGCTCTGGCCAGCAGGATAGAAAGTCTAGAGAACAAGCAAAACCAACTGTACAACCAACTGAGCCAACAATCCCAAACATCGACAACGCTGCATCAAGACTATCTGAACTGGCAAAACGACTTAAGCCAACTGAAGAAAGAGATTCAGAAACTACAGGAGTCCCCAGATCTTCTGTGGAATCTCAAACAAGTACAAGCAAAAACCGAACAGATCCAGCAATCCCTACCGAAGTCCCTACCAATACAAATTTGGTTGGACGGCCACACCTTCACCACAAGGGGAGTAGTAAGCCTGTTGCTGATGTCGGGAATAGTCGGGGGACTGATAGCGTGGCTCATGCTCCTGATAGTACCCCCCCGGCAGCTAAACCAACTAAACCAAATAAGAGGCCGAGTAAACAACATCGAAATCCGGTTAGACAGGATAGAGAAGCGGTTGCCCAAGTAACCCCTACTCCTAAAAAACAACCAGAAAAAGTAACCCCTACTCCTAAAAAAGAACCAGAAAAACCAAATACTCAGCTTACCGATGCTCAACTGGTAGAGAGAATGAGGCTATTTGTTCAATGGGAAAAAACCGTTCCCTCTCCTCCTGATGAGAACAAACGTAAAAGATTAACTGAGAAATTTGAAGCCCAAAAAAAAGAGTTAAGAAAGCTATCTAATTCTATCTCTACTCAAAAACAGTTTTTATCAGATAACCCGCCCCGTTCATGGAAAAACCCCTTTGGGCTAGACCCTGACCTATATAGCTCCAAAGAATACGACTTAAGTAATAGCCGTTATCACTACACTAATCTACAACAAAAACAGAAAAACACCCTATCAGAACTGGCGGACTTATCTGCTGAAGAAACTAAATATAATAACTGGTTATCATCTCCTGAAACACAAAAGATGATGGAGCTTGAAAAACAACTCTATTCCCCTGAGCTTTCTGAGCGTATTAACCAGTTAATGGCCGTCTATCAAACTTACCATAATGCTCTTACTATACTAGAGAAGCGAGGGGTTAAAACGGCTAACAAATCCTATTTTGCTGGCAATATTTATCGGGTTGAAAAGGTAGATAATACCTTAACCCTAACTCATAAAGATAAGGAAAACCCAATTTTAGTGGTTACTGATAATAGGGACACAGGAGGAATTATTGATATTATTCAATGTGACTTAACAGATGAGGATTTTGAAACAATGGAGAAGGCGGCTGAGTATGTCTCACGACCTCCAATTCAACAAGTTCAAAAACATCGAGGTGGGCTATCACGGTGA